From the genome of Geminocystis herdmanii PCC 6308, one region includes:
- the cysW gene encoding sulfate ABC transporter permease subunit CysW — protein sequence MQKIKSVETWLIIISLIYLALILVIPAISVFFEAFHKGVQPFLEALQQREFGEAVKLTIIIAFVSVPLNTIFGLCAAWVIARNEFRGKAFLVSLIDLPFSISPVVAGLMLVLLYGRNGWFGGLIEYFDVRIIFALPGMILATIFVTFPFVAREVIPVLEEVGPELEDAARTLGATDWQIFWRVTLPTVRWGLLYGVLLTNARAMGEFGAVAVVSGSIIGQTATLPIFVELAYKNYQTEAAFSAAVVLGLLGALTLIFKEILEQKTKIVDT from the coding sequence ATGCAGAAAATTAAATCTGTGGAAACGTGGTTAATCATCATCTCTTTAATCTATTTAGCCTTAATCTTGGTTATTCCTGCTATATCAGTATTTTTTGAGGCTTTCCATAAAGGAGTACAGCCTTTTCTTGAGGCTTTACAACAGAGAGAATTTGGAGAAGCGGTAAAACTAACCATTATCATTGCCTTTGTCAGTGTACCCTTAAATACCATTTTCGGACTTTGTGCCGCTTGGGTAATTGCTAGGAATGAGTTTAGGGGAAAAGCCTTTTTAGTGAGTTTGATTGATTTACCTTTTTCTATCTCTCCTGTGGTAGCAGGTTTAATGCTGGTGTTGTTATACGGTAGAAATGGATGGTTTGGTGGTTTAATCGAGTATTTTGACGTTAGAATCATCTTTGCTTTACCCGGTATGATTTTGGCGACTATTTTTGTTACTTTCCCTTTTGTAGCTAGAGAAGTAATCCCCGTATTGGAAGAAGTCGGACCCGAACTAGAAGACGCTGCTCGTACTTTAGGCGCTACAGACTGGCAAATATTTTGGCGTGTCACTTTACCAACGGTACGCTGGGGCTTACTCTATGGGGTGTTACTGACTAATGCTCGTGCTATGGGGGAATTTGGAGCAGTGGCGGTAGTTTCTGGAAGTATTATCGGGCAAACGGCAACCTTACCGATATTTGTAGAGTTAGCCTATAAAAACTATCAAACGGAAGCGGCTTTTAGTGCGGCGGTGGTATTAGGCTTATTAGGTGCTTTAACCCTGATTTTCAAAGAAATTTTAGAGCAAAAAACCAAAATTGTGGACACTTAA
- a CDS encoding M16 family metallopeptidase: MKNNHNYIQKTILKNGITLIVIENPTTDIIAGRIFCRNAGSLWEATSQAGIFHLLASVISKGTRNLSSLEIAEKVESIGAALGTDTSSDYFLVSMKTITEDFPEILTLASEILRYPSFPESEIELEKKITLQNILSQKEQPFNLAFTQLREMIYGEHPYGFSVLGTEDTVNNLTADDLKKCHQRHFTPDNLIISLAGKINLARSIELVENIFGDWQQNPNETLQLKPYHLSSRSNFHKIEQDNQQSIIMMGYLAPEITHPDYPILKLLTTYLGNGLSSRLFVELREKRGLAYDVSAFYPTRLDKSQFVLYMGTASQNTEVGQEGLYNEIKRLREEKLSMEELEVAKSKLLGQYALGKQTNAEFAQIFGWYETLGLGIEYDDIFPQLITNITLEDIQPVANQYLQDSSLCVSIVGK; the protein is encoded by the coding sequence GTGAAAAATAATCACAACTATATTCAAAAAACAATCCTTAAAAACGGTATTACTTTAATCGTTATCGAAAATCCTACCACCGATATTATTGCCGGGCGCATCTTCTGTCGCAATGCAGGTAGTTTATGGGAAGCAACTTCTCAAGCTGGTATTTTTCACCTTCTCGCTAGTGTTATTTCTAAAGGCACTCGTAACCTATCTTCTTTAGAAATAGCAGAAAAAGTCGAGTCGATCGGTGCGGCTTTAGGTACAGATACCTCCAGCGACTATTTTTTGGTTAGTATGAAGACTATTACGGAAGATTTCCCCGAAATTCTTACCCTTGCTTCCGAAATCCTCCGTTATCCCTCTTTCCCTGAGTCAGAAATCGAATTAGAAAAAAAGATTACTCTACAAAATATTCTCTCTCAAAAAGAACAACCTTTTAACCTTGCTTTTACTCAGCTACGGGAAATGATTTACGGTGAGCATCCCTACGGTTTTTCTGTGTTAGGTACGGAAGACACTGTTAATAATTTAACCGCCGATGACTTGAAAAAATGTCATCAAAGGCACTTTACTCCTGATAACTTGATTATTAGTTTAGCAGGAAAAATCAATTTAGCTCGATCGATCGAACTGGTAGAAAATATCTTCGGTGACTGGCAACAAAACCCTAATGAAACTCTACAACTAAAACCTTATCATTTATCTTCTCGATCGAACTTCCATAAAATAGAGCAAGATAATCAACAATCTATCATTATGATGGGATACCTCGCCCCCGAAATCACCCATCCAGATTACCCCATACTCAAACTCTTAACTACCTATTTAGGTAATGGCTTATCCAGTCGTTTATTTGTAGAATTGAGAGAAAAACGAGGTTTAGCTTACGATGTCTCGGCATTTTATCCCACCAGATTAGATAAATCTCAATTCGTGTTATATATGGGTACTGCTTCCCAAAATACAGAAGTCGGACAAGAAGGACTCTATAACGAAATTAAGAGGTTAAGAGAAGAAAAACTGAGTATGGAGGAGTTAGAGGTAGCAAAAAGTAAACTTTTAGGGCAATATGCCCTAGGAAAACAAACTAATGCCGAATTTGCCCAAATTTTTGGCTGGTATGAAACCCTCGGCTTAGGCATCGAGTATGATGATATTTTCCCTCAACTTATCACTAACATCACCCTTGAGGATATACAACCAGTAGCGAATCAGTATTTACAAGATAGCTCTCTTTGTGTTTCGATCGTGGGTAAATAA
- a CDS encoding biotin transporter BioY, which produces MKNNSLPPQKISAINEFFWALIGLMLTIFGTFVEVFVVLPVTSSDLENLKPSSLGITYQLAGVFFTGLVGGKNAAAYAQISYVIMGLFKLPIFYQGGSVEYFQYPSFGYILGFIPGAWLCGYLVLPGKRRLELFAMSAFLGLLVIHLCGIIYLLLYTFITPLFGNVLSDTYLWDAINWYSITPFPAQLALICAVSVIAFILRLFLLY; this is translated from the coding sequence GTGAAAAATAATAGTTTACCACCACAGAAAATATCCGCTATCAACGAATTTTTTTGGGCATTAATTGGTTTAATGTTGACCATTTTTGGTACTTTTGTAGAAGTATTCGTGGTTTTACCCGTCACCAGCAGTGATTTAGAAAACTTAAAACCTTCATCCCTTGGCATCACCTATCAATTAGCAGGGGTATTTTTTACGGGATTAGTCGGAGGAAAAAATGCCGCCGCCTACGCTCAAATTTCCTACGTTATCATGGGATTATTCAAACTACCCATTTTTTATCAAGGAGGAAGCGTAGAGTATTTTCAATATCCCAGTTTCGGTTATATTTTGGGCTTTATTCCGGGCGCTTGGTTATGTGGTTACTTAGTCTTACCCGGTAAACGCCGTTTAGAATTATTTGCCATGAGTGCCTTTTTGGGCTTATTAGTTATTCATCTTTGCGGTATTATTTATCTTCTGCTTTATACTTTTATTACTCCTTTATTTGGTAATGTTTTAAGTGATACCTATTTATGGGATGCTATTAACTGGTATTCCATAACTCCTTTTCCTGCACAGTTAGCTTTAATTTGTGCCGTGTCAGTAATTGCTTTTATTCTCAGATTGTTTTTATTGTATTAA
- a CDS encoding potassium channel family protein, with the protein MKPLIIVSGLGCTGYKIYNLLKQQGANVIGISDRAAPLRDRTMTTQIDDNIIIGDLRSPQVLIQAGIKKASTIVLANSDDALNVAILTQARVLNPKIRIVNRIYNHTLGARLDRTLTDHFSMSVPSLAAPIFAFSALGNKAIGHLKLFDQTWALHEEVITLEHPWYGLSLAQLWDNLDQMLIYYLPKHQETDLISAVVNDRELQLGDHLIVADKAKMKKKRAFFLWRWWKVLVNINTYKQYAQSMIMVTLTLLTLILIATFTYLCVNWEISPVDALYFSVGMITGAGGKEEVAESAPDIIKIFTAIMMIVGAGIVGICYALINDFVLGSRLKQFWDAARVPTKHHYIICGLGNVAMEVVRELHTQGHEIVVIEPDYNNRFLHSVRSMGIPVIVEDASLADTLKSAHVEDAEAIIIVTSNDMINVEIALTVKALSAQIPVILRVQDNQFAESVKQVFQFENVLSPTELATYSFAAAALGGRILGNGMTDDLLWVALATMITPNHPFCDKLVQQIATQSDFVPLYISRNGKNIHGWNLLETELKSNDVLYLTMPATKLDQLWRISPNSPLLIHS; encoded by the coding sequence ATGAAACCTTTAATAATTGTCTCTGGTTTAGGATGTACGGGTTATAAAATCTATAATTTATTAAAACAACAGGGGGCGAATGTTATTGGTATTAGCGATCGCGCAGCGCCACTTCGTGATCGAACCATGACTACTCAAATCGATGATAATATCATCATAGGCGATTTACGCTCTCCCCAAGTATTAATCCAAGCAGGAATTAAAAAAGCATCTACCATTGTTTTGGCTAATAGCGATGATGCTTTGAATGTGGCAATTTTGACTCAAGCGAGGGTATTAAATCCGAAAATACGCATCGTTAATCGTATCTATAATCATACCCTAGGGGCGAGGCTCGATCGAACCTTAACGGATCACTTTAGTATGAGTGTACCATCTTTAGCCGCTCCCATTTTTGCCTTTTCTGCCTTGGGAAATAAAGCCATTGGACATTTAAAATTATTTGACCAAACATGGGCATTACATGAAGAAGTTATTACTTTAGAGCATCCTTGGTATGGATTAAGTTTAGCTCAACTATGGGATAATCTCGATCAAATGTTGATTTATTACTTACCCAAACATCAAGAAACAGATTTAATTTCCGCAGTAGTAAACGATCGAGAATTACAATTAGGAGATCATTTAATTGTAGCTGACAAAGCCAAAATGAAGAAAAAACGAGCTTTTTTTCTGTGGAGATGGTGGAAAGTATTAGTTAATATAAACACTTACAAACAATATGCTCAATCCATGATTATGGTGACATTAACCCTGTTAACCCTAATTTTGATAGCGACTTTTACCTATTTATGTGTAAATTGGGAAATTTCCCCCGTAGATGCTCTTTATTTTAGCGTTGGCATGATAACAGGCGCTGGAGGAAAAGAAGAAGTCGCCGAATCCGCACCAGATATTATTAAAATATTCACCGCCATTATGATGATTGTGGGCGCTGGAATTGTGGGTATTTGTTACGCTTTAATCAATGATTTCGTTTTAGGTAGTCGTTTAAAACAATTTTGGGATGCGGCAAGAGTGCCAACTAAACACCATTATATTATCTGTGGTTTAGGTAATGTTGCCATGGAAGTTGTCAGAGAATTGCACACCCAAGGGCATGAAATAGTCGTTATCGAACCAGATTATAATAACCGATTTTTGCACTCCGTTCGATCGATGGGGATTCCCGTCATCGTGGAAGATGCTTCCCTCGCTGACACCCTGAAAAGTGCTCATGTCGAAGACGCAGAAGCCATCATTATTGTCACCAGTAATGACATGATTAACGTAGAAATTGCCTTAACCGTCAAAGCCCTATCTGCGCAAATTCCTGTCATTCTCAGGGTACAAGATAACCAATTCGCCGAATCCGTCAAACAAGTATTTCAATTCGAGAATGTCTTATCCCCCACCGAATTAGCCACTTATTCCTTTGCCGCTGCCGCCTTGGGAGGAAGAATTTTGGGCAACGGCATGACCGATGATTTATTATGGGTAGCATTAGCCACTATGATCACCCCAAATCATCCTTTTTGTGATAAATTAGTGCAACAAATAGCCACCCAATCAGATTTTGTACCTCTTTATATCTCCAGAAACGGGAAAAATATTCATGGTTGGAACTTATTAGAAACAGAGCTGAAAAGTAATGATGTTCTCTATTTAACCATGCCCGCCACCAAATTAGATCAGTTGTGGCGCATCTCTCCTAATTCACCATTATTAATTCATTCATGA
- the cysT gene encoding sulfate ABC transporter permease subunit CysT gives MTNIFYEPPIEIKVNSITNFLSKISLPWTVTIGYLTIMLLIPMAALILKSSELGFARFWEIATSDVAMSAYQVTFVTALFAGAINGLMGTLLAWVLVRYTFPGRKIFDAMIDIPFALPTAVAGLVLATVYSPSGWIGQFFTPFGIKIAFSQLGVFVAMLFISLPFVVRTLQPVLQELEKETEEAAWALGADDWDTFRLVILPPLIPPILTGIALGFSRAVGEYGSVVVIASNIPFQDLIAPVLVFQRLEEYDYVGATVIGAVLLLISLIILFVINFLQQWGRSYAEN, from the coding sequence ATGACTAATATTTTTTACGAACCTCCCATAGAAATTAAAGTAAATAGTATTACTAATTTTCTTTCAAAAATATCCTTACCTTGGACTGTCACCATTGGATATTTAACGATTATGTTATTAATACCGATGGCTGCATTAATTTTAAAATCTTCAGAGTTAGGATTTGCTAGATTTTGGGAAATAGCGACTTCCGATGTGGCAATGTCAGCTTATCAAGTAACCTTTGTTACCGCCCTTTTTGCCGGGGCTATTAATGGCTTAATGGGAACATTATTAGCATGGGTTTTAGTTAGATATACATTTCCGGGGCGCAAAATTTTCGATGCCATGATTGATATTCCCTTCGCCCTACCTACCGCCGTAGCTGGGTTAGTTTTAGCCACCGTTTATAGCCCTAGTGGTTGGATTGGGCAATTTTTCACACCTTTTGGCATTAAAATCGCCTTTTCTCAATTAGGGGTATTTGTGGCGATGTTATTTATTTCTTTGCCCTTCGTAGTAAGAACATTGCAACCAGTATTGCAAGAGTTAGAGAAAGAAACGGAAGAAGCCGCTTGGGCTTTAGGTGCAGACGATTGGGATACTTTTCGCCTTGTCATTTTACCTCCTCTAATTCCCCCGATTTTAACGGGAATTGCTTTAGGATTTTCGAGGGCTGTAGGAGAATATGGCTCAGTTGTAGTTATCGCCTCTAACATCCCTTTTCAAGACTTAATTGCCCCAGTGTTAGTCTTTCAACGTCTTGAAGAATACGACTATGTAGGTGCTACTGTCATCGGGGCAGTGCTTTTACTTATTTCTTTAATAATTTTATTCGTCATTAACTTCTTACAACAGTGGGGACGTAGTTATGCAGAAAATTAA
- a CDS encoding small RNA NsiR4-regulated ssr1528 family protein produces MQTGADAVDKAIALGIDLDGSPIPEAKLNLYNQVMGLEGQRQRSGVTNTMRSRIVRIGAKHIAQVELNQMLIDSDFTPLKEKEIAFYYGK; encoded by the coding sequence ATGCAAACTGGTGCAGATGCAGTAGATAAGGCGATCGCGCTTGGAATCGACTTAGATGGTAGCCCTATCCCTGAAGCTAAGTTAAACTTATATAATCAGGTAATGGGGTTAGAAGGACAACGGCAACGCAGTGGGGTTACAAATACCATGCGATCGAGAATAGTACGCATTGGAGCGAAACATATAGCCCAAGTGGAATTGAATCAAATGCTCATCGATAGTGACTTTACTCCTTTAAAAGAAAAAGAAATTGCTTTTTATTATGGTAAATAA
- a CDS encoding 7-carboxy-7-deazaguanine synthase QueE, with protein sequence MFLSKNKLDYSLDLDYQYPLVEMFHSIQGEGFWSGVNAFFIRLAGCDVFCPWCDQKETWSMKKYPSLTVENIVNNLQNINTKHIIITGGEPLLHNLFPLTNVLKKQGYTTHLETSGTHNFTGDFDWVTFSPKPYKKIHESIYDSVGELKVVIDNENDFIFAESEANKIANNIPKYLQPQWENPLSQELIFNYILHHPQWRLSLQTHKFLGVR encoded by the coding sequence ATGTTTTTATCTAAAAATAAATTAGATTATTCCCTTGATTTAGATTATCAATATCCCCTTGTGGAGATGTTTCACTCTATTCAAGGAGAAGGTTTTTGGAGTGGTGTAAATGCCTTTTTTATTCGTCTGGCAGGATGTGATGTTTTTTGCCCTTGGTGTGATCAAAAAGAAACTTGGAGTATGAAAAAATATCCTTCATTAACTGTAGAAAATATTGTTAATAATCTCCAAAATATTAATACTAAACATATTATTATAACTGGAGGAGAACCGTTATTACATAATCTTTTTCCTTTGACAAATGTGCTAAAAAAACAAGGCTATACAACTCATTTAGAAACCTCTGGCACTCATAATTTTACTGGAGATTTTGATTGGGTAACTTTCTCTCCAAAACCCTACAAAAAAATCCATGAAAGTATTTATGATAGTGTAGGAGAATTAAAGGTTGTTATTGATAATGAAAATGACTTTATTTTTGCGGAATCAGAAGCTAATAAAATAGCTAATAATATCCCAAAATATTTACAACCCCAATGGGAAAATCCTCTCAGTCAAGAGTTAATTTTTAACTATATTCTCCATCATCCTCAATGGCGTTTAAGTTTACAAACTCATAAATTTTTAGGAGTTAGATGA
- the rimO gene encoding 30S ribosomal protein S12 methylthiotransferase RimO, with translation MGNKPTIAVSHLGCEKNRIDSEHMLGLLAQSGYPIDNTEELADYVIVNTCSFIESARQESVRTLVELAENQKKIIISGCMAQHFQEELLAELPEAVAIVGTGDYQNIVDVIKRVEAGERVKAVSATPTFIADENIPRYRTTTEGVAYLRVAEGCDYRCAFCIIPHLRGNQRSRTIESIVAEAQQLAEQGVQELILISQITTNYGVDLYGEPKLAELLRALGKVDIPWIRIHYAYPTGLTDKVIEAMRETANVLPYLDLPLQHSHPDILKSMNRPWQGKVNDEIIHRIKLALPDAVMRTTFIVGFPGETEEHFEHLLQFVKRHEFDHVGVFTFSPEEGTKAYDLENQVPDDIKEDRRNRLMELQQPIAARKNQAEVGKLVSVLIEQENPSTGELIGRSSRFAPEVDGLVYVTGSATLGSIVPVRITSSDVYDLYGEIEVNS, from the coding sequence ATGGGCAATAAGCCAACCATCGCCGTATCTCATTTAGGATGTGAAAAAAATCGTATTGACTCTGAGCATATGCTAGGGTTACTCGCTCAATCTGGTTATCCCATCGATAATACTGAAGAATTAGCCGATTATGTCATTGTCAATACTTGTAGTTTTATTGAGTCTGCTCGTCAAGAATCCGTGAGAACTTTAGTCGAATTAGCAGAAAACCAGAAAAAAATTATTATCTCTGGTTGCATGGCACAACATTTTCAAGAAGAATTATTAGCAGAATTGCCCGAAGCCGTGGCGATCGTGGGTACAGGAGATTACCAAAATATTGTCGATGTGATTAAACGAGTGGAAGCAGGGGAAAGAGTCAAAGCGGTTTCCGCTACCCCAACTTTTATCGCCGATGAGAATATACCCCGTTATCGTACCACCACCGAAGGGGTTGCTTATCTTCGAGTGGCAGAGGGTTGCGATTATCGTTGTGCTTTTTGCATTATTCCTCATTTACGAGGTAATCAACGATCGAGAACCATCGAATCCATTGTAGCAGAAGCTCAACAATTAGCAGAACAGGGAGTACAAGAGTTAATTTTAATCTCTCAAATTACCACTAATTACGGTGTTGACTTATATGGTGAGCCGAAGTTAGCAGAATTACTTAGGGCTTTGGGTAAAGTTGATATTCCTTGGATTAGAATACATTATGCTTATCCTACGGGTTTAACAGATAAAGTTATCGAGGCAATGAGAGAAACTGCCAACGTTTTACCCTATTTAGATTTACCGTTACAACATTCTCACCCTGACATTTTAAAAAGTATGAATCGCCCTTGGCAGGGTAAAGTTAATGATGAAATTATCCACAGAATTAAACTAGCTTTACCTGATGCAGTAATGCGTACAACTTTTATTGTGGGCTTTCCGGGTGAAACAGAGGAGCATTTTGAGCATTTATTGCAGTTTGTGAAAAGACATGAATTTGATCATGTGGGAGTGTTTACCTTTTCCCCCGAAGAAGGCACAAAAGCCTATGATTTAGAGAATCAAGTACCTGATGACATCAAAGAAGATCGCCGTAATCGCTTAATGGAGTTACAACAACCCATTGCCGCCAGAAAAAATCAAGCTGAAGTAGGTAAACTTGTCTCTGTGTTAATTGAACAAGAAAATCCTAGTACTGGTGAATTAATTGGTCGATCGAGCCGTTTTGCCCCAGAAGTAGATGGTTTAGTCTATGTAACAGGTTCGGCTACTTTAGGTTCGATCGTACCTGTTAGAATTACATCTTCTGACGTTTATGATCTCTATGGTGAAATTGAAGTAAATTCTTAA
- a CDS encoding NIL domain-containing protein, whose translation MTNSSIEPEKKSLKISLHIPPKYLEKPIIFDLAVNYKLEVNITSALLGEYGDGDGWFNLVLSGENQHLKEGLNYLKQLDIEVWTNNEKGQTLIKDWDFEGWLLGG comes from the coding sequence ATGACAAATAGCTCGATCGAGCCAGAAAAAAAATCCCTAAAAATATCCTTACATATTCCTCCCAAATATTTGGAAAAACCGATAATTTTTGATTTAGCAGTTAACTATAAATTAGAAGTTAATATAACCTCAGCTTTGTTAGGTGAATATGGAGATGGAGATGGTTGGTTTAACTTAGTTTTATCAGGGGAAAACCAACATTTAAAAGAGGGGTTAAATTACCTTAAACAACTAGATATTGAAGTTTGGACAAACAATGAAAAGGGACAAACTTTAATTAAAGATTGGGATTTTGAAGGCTGGTTATTAGGTGGTTAA
- a CDS encoding sulfate/molybdate ABC transporter ATP-binding protein codes for MSILVNNVSKNFGSYLALDNINLEVKTNTLVALLGPSGSGKSTLLRTISGLENPDVGNIIINGKDATGVDIRKRNIGFVFQHYALFKHLTIRENIAFGLRIRKAPETQVKEKVAELLNLIQLEGLGDRYPSQLSGGQRQRVALARALAVQPQVLLLDEPFGALDAKVRKELRAWLRRLHDEVHITSVFVTHDQEEAMEVADEIVVMNQGRIEQIGTPAEIYDNPASSFVMKFIGEVNILPRHASLFGQNTLDNLGDDIFVRPHELEILLEDDGQSSRAIVQRIIHLGWEIQAELSIDNWEITAHLNREKFDRLGLRRNQTVYIKPSRVKSFPNTSVAV; via the coding sequence ATGAGTATTCTTGTTAATAATGTTTCTAAAAATTTTGGTAGTTATCTAGCTTTAGATAATATCAATTTAGAAGTTAAAACTAATACCTTAGTGGCTTTATTAGGTCCTTCTGGTTCAGGTAAATCAACACTGTTACGCACTATATCGGGGTTAGAAAATCCTGATGTGGGGAACATTATTATTAACGGAAAAGATGCCACGGGAGTTGATATTCGTAAACGAAATATTGGTTTTGTTTTTCAACATTATGCTTTATTTAAACATCTAACTATTCGTGAAAATATCGCTTTTGGCTTACGCATTCGTAAAGCACCAGAAACACAAGTAAAAGAAAAAGTTGCTGAATTGTTAAATTTAATACAACTGGAAGGATTGGGCGATCGTTATCCTAGTCAATTATCAGGTGGACAAAGACAACGGGTAGCCTTAGCTCGTGCCTTAGCAGTACAACCGCAAGTATTACTTTTAGATGAACCTTTTGGGGCATTGGATGCTAAGGTAAGAAAGGAATTAAGAGCTTGGTTAAGAAGGCTACACGACGAAGTTCATATTACTAGCGTATTTGTAACCCATGATCAAGAGGAAGCTATGGAAGTAGCTGACGAGATTGTTGTGATGAATCAAGGGCGCATTGAGCAAATCGGCACTCCAGCAGAAATTTATGATAATCCTGCGTCATCTTTTGTGATGAAATTCATCGGGGAGGTGAATATTTTACCCCGTCACGCATCTTTATTTGGTCAAAATACTCTTGATAATTTAGGGGATGATATATTTGTCAGACCTCACGAATTAGAGATATTATTAGAGGATGATGGTCAAAGTAGTCGTGCGATCGTCCAACGTATTATTCACTTAGGATGGGAAATTCAAGCGGAATTATCTATTGATAATTGGGAAATTACTGCCCATTTGAATCGAGAAAAGTTCGATCGATTAGGTTTACGGCGTAATCAAACTGTATATATTAAACCTAGCCGTGTTAAGAGTTTCCCCAATACTTCTGTAGCAGTTTAA
- a CDS encoding response regulator: MSYSKSVVEPVNSIETKSQYVKQSVIAVIDDCSLFMSKVGKFLEELDHRILGIDEPMAGMGKLLDEQPQLILLDTQMPTIDGYSVCKFLRSTSSFKDVPIILLTEYDNKSEREYATFIKANDIFCKKSHLDNLVTMIQNHIPSSTTQEDDYSFSKNSLYA, encoded by the coding sequence ATGAGTTACTCAAAATCAGTTGTAGAGCCAGTTAATAGCATTGAAACAAAATCCCAATATGTGAAACAATCCGTGATTGCAGTAATAGATGATTGTTCACTATTTATGTCAAAAGTGGGAAAATTTTTAGAAGAATTAGATCATAGAATATTAGGTATTGATGAACCTATGGCTGGTATGGGAAAATTATTAGATGAACAACCACAGTTAATCTTACTAGATACACAAATGCCCACTATAGATGGTTATAGCGTGTGTAAGTTTTTACGATCGACTTCTTCTTTTAAAGATGTACCGATTATTCTTTTAACGGAATATGACAATAAATCGGAAAGGGAATACGCTACCTTTATTAAGGCAAATGATATTTTTTGTAAAAAGTCACATTTAGACAATTTAGTTACAATGATTCAAAATCATATCCCTTCTTCCACTACCCAAGAAGATGATTATTCTTTTTCCAAAAATTCGCTGTATGCCTAA
- a CDS encoding sulfate ABC transporter substrate-binding protein — translation MKKQNKLIKGFIIGLAISGVITACTNTNNTSTTTETSNQTSPKPEVKITLVSYAVTQAAYEKIIPQFAQEWEEKTGQKVVVEQSYGGSGSQTRAVIDGLEADVVGLALSADTLKIQQAGLIEPGWEQEVPNNGIVTRSVVALVSREGGKTANTWADLANPDIKVITANPKTSGGARWNFLVLWGAITQSGGDAQKAEEFVTSVYKNVPVLPKDAREATDVFYKQGQGDILMNYENEILLAKLKGETQPYVIPTDKNISIDGPIAVVDKYVDKRGTREVAEAFVQFLYTPEAQRAFAEVGFRPVDEAIFEEFKDQYPKVDNLFTVEAFGGWDQVQKDFFDDGAVFDRIFANLRK, via the coding sequence ATGAAAAAACAAAATAAGTTAATTAAAGGATTTATCATTGGTTTAGCTATTAGCGGTGTGATTACCGCTTGTACCAATACAAACAATACAAGCACCACTACAGAAACCAGTAATCAAACTAGCCCGAAACCAGAAGTAAAAATTACCTTAGTTAGTTATGCTGTAACACAAGCTGCTTATGAAAAAATCATTCCTCAATTTGCTCAGGAATGGGAAGAAAAAACAGGTCAAAAAGTTGTAGTGGAACAGAGTTATGGCGGGTCTGGATCGCAAACTAGGGCAGTTATTGACGGATTAGAAGCCGATGTCGTGGGTTTAGCCTTATCCGCAGATACCCTCAAAATTCAACAAGCAGGATTAATCGAGCCGGGTTGGGAACAAGAAGTACCTAATAATGGTATTGTAACTCGATCGGTGGTAGCTTTGGTAAGTAGAGAGGGAGGTAAAACCGCTAACACATGGGCAGATTTAGCTAATCCCGATATTAAAGTCATCACCGCTAACCCCAAAACTTCAGGGGGTGCTAGATGGAACTTTTTAGTATTATGGGGAGCTATTACCCAATCAGGAGGGGATGCTCAAAAAGCCGAAGAATTTGTTACCAGTGTCTATAAAAATGTCCCCGTATTGCCCAAAGATGCTAGAGAAGCAACGGACGTATTTTATAAACAAGGGCAAGGAGATATATTAATGAATTACGAAAATGAAATTTTACTAGCTAAGTTAAAGGGAGAAACTCAACCTTATGTGATACCTACAGACAAAAATATTTCTATTGATGGACCGATCGCAGTTGTAGATAAGTATGTAGATAAAAGAGGTACAAGGGAGGTAGCTGAAGCCTTTGTGCAATTTTTATATACTCCCGAAGCTCAAAGAGCCTTTGCTGAAGTCGGTTTTCGCCCTGTGGATGAGGCAATATTTGAGGAATTTAAGGATCAATATCCCAAAGTGGATAATTTATTTACCGTAGAAGCCTTTGGCGGTTGGGATCAAGTTCAAAAAGATTTCTTTGATGATGGTGCTGTATTCGATCGAATTTTTGCCAATCTCCGTAAGTAA